A window from Aeromonas rivipollensis encodes these proteins:
- a CDS encoding glutathione S-transferase, with translation MIVLHHLNKSRSQRIIWLLEELDLPYRIKAYQRDATSFLAPPELKAIHPLGKSPVIEFDGRVLAESGAITEYLIARHAPERLAPATDSPDYPEYLQWIHFAESSGILPLLLDMFVRKDGSPMRFLPGYAQVECAKVLGYLNAVLSTRRYLVGDRLSGADIMNSFLVDLLAQSGQLAQFPHLLAYWERLNTHPARQKAAALERELDQSA, from the coding sequence ATGATTGTCCTGCACCACCTGAACAAGTCCCGCTCACAACGCATCATCTGGCTGCTCGAAGAGCTGGACCTGCCCTACCGGATCAAGGCCTACCAGCGCGACGCCACCAGCTTCCTGGCGCCCCCCGAGCTCAAGGCCATCCATCCCCTCGGCAAGTCACCCGTCATCGAGTTCGACGGCCGCGTATTGGCCGAATCCGGCGCCATCACCGAGTACCTGATAGCCCGTCACGCCCCGGAGCGGCTGGCGCCAGCCACCGACAGCCCCGACTACCCCGAGTACCTGCAATGGATCCACTTCGCCGAGAGCTCCGGCATCTTGCCGCTGCTGCTGGACATGTTCGTGCGCAAGGACGGCAGCCCGATGCGCTTCCTGCCGGGCTACGCCCAGGTGGAATGCGCCAAGGTGCTGGGCTATCTAAATGCGGTCTTGAGCACTCGCCGCTATCTGGTGGGGGATCGCCTCTCCGGCGCCGACATCATGAACTCCTTCCTGGTGGATCTGCTGGCACAAAGCGGCCAGCTGGCCCAGTTCCCGCACCTGCTGGCCTACTGGGAACGCCTCAATACCCATCCGGCCCGCCAGAAGGCGGCAGCCCTGGAGCGCGAGCTGGATCAGAGCGCCTGA
- a CDS encoding iron-containing alcohol dehydrogenase, whose amino-acid sequence MHSTEGSAVYNFQYANPTRVCFGEGQIATLPELIPAGSRLLVLYGGGSIKQNGVYEQLTQALVGREWLEFPGIGANPQYDQLMEAVDLVKRERIDFLLAVGGGSVVDGTKFVAAAACFEGEDPWDILLDKAPVKAALPLGCVLTLPATGSESNPAAVVSRGEAKLSFYNPLVLPRFAVLDPTTTYSLPARQVGNGVVDAFVHILEQYLTFPVGGDVQDRLAEGLLQVLVDNGPRALTEPTNYQVRANLMWAASLALNGLIGRGVPQDWSTHAIGHQLTALHGLDHAQSLAVVLPSLLREQAAQKQEKLAQFAERVWHSRREDKALRIEEAIIRTEQFFQQMGVGTRLADYGLNESCIPAICSNLKRFGLTALGEQQDIDPDKVARILSHAL is encoded by the coding sequence ATGCATTCAACCGAGGGCTCTGCCGTGTACAACTTCCAATATGCCAATCCCACCCGCGTCTGTTTCGGGGAGGGCCAGATAGCCACGCTGCCGGAGCTGATACCGGCGGGCAGCCGCCTGCTGGTGCTCTACGGCGGCGGCAGCATCAAGCAAAACGGCGTCTATGAGCAGTTGACCCAGGCGCTGGTGGGACGGGAGTGGCTGGAGTTTCCCGGCATCGGTGCCAACCCGCAGTACGATCAGCTGATGGAGGCGGTGGATCTGGTCAAACGCGAGCGCATCGACTTCCTGCTGGCGGTCGGTGGCGGCTCCGTGGTGGATGGTACCAAGTTCGTGGCCGCCGCGGCCTGCTTCGAGGGGGAGGACCCCTGGGACATTCTGCTGGACAAGGCGCCGGTAAAGGCTGCACTGCCGCTCGGCTGCGTGCTGACCCTGCCTGCCACCGGCTCCGAGAGCAATCCCGCCGCCGTGGTGAGCCGGGGGGAGGCCAAGCTCTCCTTCTACAATCCGCTGGTGCTGCCCCGCTTTGCGGTGCTGGACCCCACCACCACCTACAGCCTGCCGGCGCGCCAGGTGGGCAACGGCGTGGTGGATGCCTTCGTCCACATCCTGGAGCAGTATCTCACCTTCCCGGTGGGAGGGGATGTGCAGGACCGGCTGGCGGAGGGCCTGCTGCAGGTACTGGTGGACAACGGCCCGCGGGCGCTGACGGAACCCACCAACTACCAGGTGCGGGCCAACCTGATGTGGGCCGCCAGCCTGGCCCTCAACGGCCTCATCGGGCGCGGCGTGCCTCAGGACTGGTCCACCCATGCCATCGGTCACCAGCTCACCGCCCTGCACGGGCTGGATCATGCCCAGAGCCTGGCGGTGGTGCTGCCCTCCCTGTTGCGGGAACAGGCGGCCCAGAAGCAGGAGAAGCTGGCCCAGTTCGCCGAGCGGGTCTGGCACTCCCGCCGGGAGGACAAGGCGCTGCGCATCGAGGAGGCCATCATCCGCACCGAGCAGTTCTTCCAGCAGATGGGGGTGGGCACCCGCCTCGCCGACTACGGTCTGAACGAGAGCTGCATCCCCGCCATCTGCTCAAACCTCAAGCGCTTCGGCCTGACCGCCCTCGGTGAGCAGCAGGATATCGATCCCGACAAGGTGGCGCGGATCCTCTCCCACGCGCTGTGA
- a CDS encoding SDR family oxidoreductase, whose protein sequence is MIAMVTGASSGFGEAISRQLVQAGYRVIGTGRRAERLAALADELGEQFLPLAFDVQDKAATRAAIEGLPAAWQEVDLLVNNAGLALGLEPAHKADLEDWEQMIATNISGLTLLTRLLLPGMVARNRGHVVNIGSIAGTYPYPGGNVYGATKAFVKQFSLNLRADLAGTAIRVTNLEPGLCGGTEFSNVRFHGDDAKAATVYQGVQAIQPEDIANTVLWVSQQPAHVNINSIEIMPVAQTFGPLQISRR, encoded by the coding sequence ATGATCGCAATGGTAACGGGCGCCTCGTCCGGGTTTGGTGAGGCCATCAGCCGTCAGCTGGTGCAGGCTGGTTACAGGGTGATAGGCACCGGTCGCCGTGCCGAGCGGCTGGCTGCCCTGGCCGACGAGCTGGGGGAGCAGTTCCTGCCGCTGGCGTTCGACGTGCAGGACAAGGCGGCCACCCGCGCCGCCATCGAGGGGCTGCCGGCCGCCTGGCAGGAGGTGGATCTGCTGGTCAACAACGCCGGGCTGGCGCTCGGCCTTGAGCCTGCCCACAAGGCGGATCTGGAAGACTGGGAGCAGATGATAGCCACCAACATCAGCGGCCTGACCCTGCTCACCCGCCTGCTGCTGCCGGGCATGGTGGCGCGCAATCGCGGCCACGTGGTCAACATCGGCTCCATCGCCGGCACCTATCCCTACCCGGGCGGCAACGTCTACGGCGCCACCAAGGCGTTCGTGAAGCAGTTCAGCCTGAACCTGCGGGCCGATCTGGCGGGCACCGCCATCCGCGTCACCAACCTGGAGCCTGGCCTGTGCGGCGGCACCGAGTTCTCCAACGTGCGCTTCCACGGTGACGACGCCAAGGCGGCGACCGTCTATCAGGGGGTGCAGGCCATCCAGCCGGAGGACATCGCCAATACGGTGCTCTGGGTCAGCCAGCAGCCCGCCCACGTCAACATCAACAGCATTGAGATCATGCCGGTGGCCCAGACCTTTGGCCCGCTGCAGATCAGCCGTCGCTGA
- a CDS encoding DUF3624 family protein has protein sequence MSCDNCLATAIRAKLGRCPICAIQTFVIGAVGWLVWWWCGADTSVNALTGLLFALGGSGLLLLHLSVFLWRKVTGRELDNE, from the coding sequence ATGAGCTGCGATAACTGCCTCGCTACCGCCATCAGGGCCAAGCTCGGACGCTGCCCGATCTGCGCCATCCAGACCTTCGTCATCGGGGCCGTGGGCTGGCTGGTCTGGTGGTGGTGTGGCGCCGACACCTCGGTCAACGCCCTCACCGGCCTGCTGTTTGCCCTGGGGGGCAGCGGCCTGCTGCTGCTGCACCTGTCGGTCTTCCTCTGGCGCAAGGTGACGGGGCGCGAGCTGGATAATGAGTGA
- a CDS encoding N-acetyltransferase: MLTVRAARTDDLGAIVKLERYCFPPEVAFGRSRWHYLLSHAKGRTLLLMDEKAQLMGYLSVLEHRGWDRLIIQTLAIRWTVRRQGWARRLLEQVIREGREAGWGAIRLEVADANPEAQTLYHRLGFRPRLRLPDYYGPGQHAHRLVLALKQD; the protein is encoded by the coding sequence GTGTTGACCGTGCGCGCGGCCCGAACCGATGATTTGGGCGCCATCGTGAAGCTGGAACGCTACTGTTTCCCCCCCGAGGTCGCCTTCGGCCGCAGCCGCTGGCACTACCTGCTCAGCCATGCCAAGGGGCGCACCCTGCTGCTGATGGATGAGAAGGCGCAGTTGATGGGCTACCTCAGCGTGCTGGAGCACAGGGGCTGGGACAGGCTCATCATCCAGACCCTCGCCATTCGCTGGACGGTGCGCCGCCAAGGCTGGGCCCGGCGCCTGCTGGAGCAGGTGATCCGGGAGGGCCGGGAGGCGGGCTGGGGTGCCATCCGGCTCGAGGTGGCCGACGCCAACCCCGAGGCCCAGACCCTCTACCACAGGTTGGGGTTTCGCCCAAGGCTCAGGCTGCCAGACTACTACGGCCCCGGCCAGCATGCGCACCGGCTGGTGCTGGCGCTGAAGCAGGACTGA
- a CDS encoding RimK family protein produces the protein MSTYVIVEELGDWPCHADYLLTARTYLQHGVPTTGGRPRIINLCRSLEHLSAGYYCSLLAQARSHHCLPGLQAISRLQPQQPPAKLWRKLQGWLTRQSEDRIRVRAIFGQCEQSELGGLARYYYGLSQLPLQELTLKRGRHGWSVRQQQSLSPLALSQSERELMLQHAQALVGTGGEEQTAPLYQLAILMDQNDGRASSDALAIERFIQAAAAQGIQAEILAPSAIERLPEFDTLWLRAETAVGHYTFEFARRAEQLKMPVIDSSRAILACSNKLYLYELMVRSGVPMPPTMVVTRRGRHQVDELVQRLGLPLMVKVPDGAQGRDLAMASDETQLTRLLDEGLGRSALLLVQSRIPAEFDWRIGFLDGSPLFACRRYRPEPGNRIRRRKHPLDMSRIEALPLNEVPERVLQTARRAVHQLGNGLFGVDLRQQGQGCVLLEIIDNPWIRGDIEDREAKDLYERLARAFRQRLENRGQSAAG, from the coding sequence ATGAGTACCTATGTCATCGTCGAAGAGCTGGGCGACTGGCCCTGCCATGCCGATTATCTGCTGACCGCCCGCACCTATCTGCAACACGGCGTGCCGACCACGGGCGGCCGCCCCCGCATCATCAACCTCTGCCGCAGTCTGGAGCACCTGAGCGCGGGCTATTACTGCTCACTGCTGGCCCAGGCCCGCAGTCACCACTGCCTGCCGGGACTGCAGGCCATCAGCCGGCTGCAACCCCAGCAGCCACCGGCCAAGCTGTGGCGCAAGCTGCAGGGCTGGCTGACCCGCCAGAGCGAGGACAGGATCCGGGTGCGCGCCATCTTCGGCCAGTGCGAGCAGAGCGAGCTAGGGGGGCTGGCCCGCTACTACTACGGCCTGAGCCAGCTGCCGCTGCAGGAGCTGACCCTCAAGCGAGGCCGTCACGGCTGGTCGGTGCGCCAGCAGCAGAGCCTCTCCCCGCTGGCGTTGAGCCAGAGCGAGCGGGAGCTGATGCTGCAACACGCCCAGGCCCTGGTGGGCACCGGGGGCGAGGAGCAGACGGCGCCGCTCTATCAGCTCGCCATCCTGATGGATCAGAACGATGGCCGCGCCAGCAGCGATGCCCTGGCGATAGAACGCTTCATCCAGGCTGCCGCCGCCCAGGGGATCCAGGCCGAGATACTGGCGCCCTCCGCCATAGAGCGACTGCCGGAGTTCGATACCCTCTGGCTGCGGGCAGAAACAGCGGTCGGCCACTACACCTTCGAGTTCGCCCGCCGCGCCGAGCAGCTCAAGATGCCGGTGATCGACAGCTCCCGCGCCATCCTCGCCTGCAGCAACAAGCTCTACCTCTACGAGTTGATGGTGCGCAGCGGCGTGCCCATGCCCCCCACCATGGTGGTGACCCGCCGCGGCCGCCACCAGGTGGACGAGCTGGTGCAGCGCCTCGGCCTGCCGCTGATGGTGAAGGTGCCCGACGGTGCCCAGGGGCGGGATCTCGCCATGGCGAGCGACGAGACCCAGCTCACCCGCCTGCTGGACGAGGGGCTGGGCCGCTCAGCCCTGCTGCTGGTGCAGAGCCGGATCCCCGCCGAATTCGACTGGCGCATCGGCTTTCTCGACGGCTCGCCGCTGTTCGCCTGCCGCCGCTACCGGCCGGAACCCGGCAACCGCATCCGCCGCCGCAAGCACCCCCTCGACATGAGCCGGATCGAGGCACTGCCGCTCAATGAGGTGCCGGAGCGGGTGTTGCAGACCGCTCGCCGCGCCGTGCACCAGCTCGGCAACGGCCTGTTCGGGGTGGATCTGCGCCAGCAGGGCCAGGGCTGCGTGCTGCTGGAAATCATCGACAATCCCTGGATACGTGGCGATATTGAAGACAGAGAGGCCAAAGATCTCTACGAGCGCCTGGCCAGGGCCTTCCGGCAACGGCTGGAGAACCGGGGACAGAGCGCGGCAGGATAA
- a CDS encoding MgtC/SapB family protein, producing the protein MMTTQWWDIAPLGWNNILACLVCGGLVGLERQLHGKPVGIRTSSLIVLGTYCFLAIGAAVSPQSADQARVLGQLITGIGFLGAGVMMTRDGQVLGVTSAATIWMLAALGALIGMGMLHQAVLLTGVTLGILVGVHYLETSFKSLRRGVHNRLEHWRNGNERAAPASPRQEELGSGLEK; encoded by the coding sequence ATGATGACAACGCAGTGGTGGGACATAGCGCCCCTTGGCTGGAACAACATTCTGGCCTGTCTGGTGTGCGGCGGTCTGGTCGGGCTGGAGCGTCAGTTGCACGGCAAGCCGGTCGGCATTCGCACCTCCTCCCTCATAGTGCTCGGCACTTACTGCTTTCTCGCCATCGGCGCCGCCGTCAGCCCCCAGTCTGCGGATCAGGCGCGGGTGCTGGGCCAGCTCATCACCGGCATCGGCTTCCTCGGCGCCGGGGTCATGATGACCCGGGATGGTCAGGTGCTGGGGGTGACCTCGGCCGCCACCATCTGGATGCTGGCGGCCCTCGGGGCCCTGATCGGCATGGGAATGCTGCACCAAGCGGTGCTGCTCACCGGCGTGACCCTGGGGATCCTGGTAGGGGTTCACTACCTGGAGACCAGCTTCAAGAGCCTGCGCCGCGGGGTGCACAACCGGCTGGAGCACTGGCGCAACGGCAACGAGCGCGCCGCGCCGGCCAGCCCCCGTCAGGAGGAGCTCGGCAGCGGCCTCGAGAAGTGA
- a CDS encoding alpha-amylase family protein, protein MKQGRLRHGGLIGAALLLTACGSGGGGSGSETQRPVVNPPPTSDSRACYGDDQPACNLRTYQVMVESFVDGDGSANYGVGYGPSRHNGDLQGIIDSLDHIKSLNVNAIWLTPVFDSCAGQAGDDRLDATGYFACDFFNVDPNFGSNAQLKKLVEAAHQRGLYVFLDGVFGHVNKVGVSKPSPEGRLPALKSGGAGYPGQLVDYSQPESLAYFKEVARYWIAQYGIDGWRLDQAYQLGLDDWRAIRTEVEQASAARKAAGQQWGTLGYMVGELWKGADEIRTQAYGSSDNPALSSAFDFPLRYGLVQALAVEESGKGGQGASVLDASWNKVENYPNHAMPNLMLGNHDLVRFGDLLERGNFNQADYWQRHKAAFSFLAARSGPITLYYGEEFGDEVPGFAKQVSGDCAAQGLCDDHVARSDGKVPGVTGFTPSVEQAELKQWLGQLLALRAAHPALYQGERVKLVADGSVYGDIKQTAAEQIVYLLNLSTTPKSYALPVGKLRSGSALVDLQSGESLALGGSSLTVDLPPLSGRFLLLQ, encoded by the coding sequence ATGAAACAAGGAAGGTTGCGCCATGGCGGCCTGATCGGGGCCGCCTTGTTACTGACAGCGTGCGGCAGCGGCGGCGGGGGATCCGGCAGCGAGACCCAGCGCCCCGTGGTCAATCCGCCCCCCACCTCGGACAGTCGCGCCTGCTATGGCGATGATCAGCCCGCCTGCAACCTGAGAACCTATCAGGTGATGGTGGAGTCCTTCGTCGATGGCGACGGCAGTGCCAACTACGGCGTCGGCTACGGCCCCTCCAGGCACAACGGCGATCTGCAAGGGATCATCGACAGCCTGGACCACATCAAGAGCCTCAACGTCAACGCCATCTGGCTCACCCCCGTGTTCGACTCCTGCGCCGGTCAGGCGGGGGACGATCGGCTGGATGCCACCGGCTATTTCGCCTGCGACTTCTTCAACGTGGACCCCAACTTCGGCAGCAATGCCCAGTTGAAAAAACTGGTGGAGGCGGCCCACCAGCGCGGCCTCTATGTCTTCCTCGACGGCGTCTTCGGCCACGTCAACAAGGTGGGGGTGAGCAAGCCCTCCCCGGAGGGTCGTCTGCCTGCCCTCAAGAGCGGCGGTGCCGGTTATCCGGGCCAGCTGGTGGATTACAGCCAGCCCGAGAGCCTCGCCTACTTCAAGGAGGTGGCCCGCTACTGGATAGCGCAGTACGGTATCGACGGCTGGCGCCTCGATCAGGCCTATCAGCTGGGGCTGGACGACTGGCGCGCCATTCGCACCGAGGTGGAGCAGGCCAGCGCGGCACGCAAGGCCGCCGGCCAGCAGTGGGGCACTCTGGGTTACATGGTGGGGGAGCTGTGGAAGGGGGCTGACGAGATCCGGACCCAGGCTTATGGCAGCAGCGACAACCCGGCGCTCTCCTCGGCGTTCGACTTCCCGCTGCGCTACGGCCTGGTGCAGGCGCTGGCGGTGGAGGAGTCCGGCAAGGGCGGCCAGGGGGCCAGCGTGCTCGATGCCAGCTGGAACAAGGTGGAGAACTACCCCAATCACGCCATGCCGAACCTGATGCTGGGCAACCACGATCTGGTGCGCTTCGGCGATCTGCTGGAGCGTGGCAACTTCAATCAGGCGGACTACTGGCAGCGCCACAAGGCGGCCTTCAGCTTCCTGGCTGCCCGCTCCGGCCCCATCACCCTCTACTACGGCGAGGAATTTGGCGACGAGGTGCCGGGTTTTGCCAAGCAGGTGAGCGGTGACTGTGCGGCCCAGGGATTGTGCGACGATCACGTGGCCCGCAGCGACGGCAAGGTGCCCGGTGTCACCGGCTTCACCCCGAGCGTCGAGCAGGCCGAGCTCAAGCAGTGGCTTGGGCAGTTGCTGGCCCTGCGCGCCGCCCATCCCGCCCTCTATCAGGGGGAGCGAGTCAAGCTGGTGGCCGATGGCAGCGTCTACGGCGACATCAAGCAGACGGCGGCCGAGCAGATTGTCTACCTGCTCAACCTCTCCACCACGCCTAAAAGCTATGCCCTGCCGGTCGGCAAACTGCGCAGTGGCAGTGCCCTGGTGGACCTGCAAAGCGGCGAGAGTCTGGCGCTGGGTGGCAGCAGCCTGACGGTGGATCTGCCGCCCCTCAGTGGCCGCTTCCTGCTGCTGCAATAA
- a CDS encoding DUF2442 domain-containing protein, whose translation MPVFIDVEYVHGWCLFVVLSDGTTGALDLTPWRSQPLFAAIDTERRVARVFINRRHQLEWPSGCTLSAQEVYHLIAPIDEREVFPDRNPG comes from the coding sequence ATGCCGGTCTTTATCGATGTGGAGTATGTGCACGGCTGGTGCCTGTTCGTGGTGCTCTCTGACGGCACCACCGGGGCGCTGGACCTGACCCCCTGGCGCAGCCAGCCCCTGTTTGCCGCAATAGACACCGAGCGTCGCGTCGCCCGGGTCTTCATCAATCGCCGCCACCAGCTGGAGTGGCCCTCGGGCTGCACCCTGTCGGCCCAGGAGGTCTATCACCTGATTGCCCCCATCGACGAGCGCGAGGTCTTCCCCGATCGTAACCCGGGCTGA